A part of Dehalogenimonas sp. W genomic DNA contains:
- a CDS encoding reductive dehalogenase, with protein sequence MSIYHSTVSRREFMKGLGLAGAGLGAASLVSPKFNDIDELTSSEATHPYKRWWINENEYEDITSPVDWNVWRSYDRKAHPGPDMFATGPMSPKLREARAERHKQGILNNWPGTTLRDLSLDGATGGNAPAIPWDSNSASSPESRGATGPWQGSPEENLQTCRAAAHFYGAPRVGAIVINEHMKRLFDGNVVWEDIDTGFIDEQGVYHVPNKCKYILVWLVKQNYYMSTLALRNNPKDPWYNTVFRQGKAAENQAYSHAPQVRNQLTKFIKGLGYQALKPAATANVPFGVFAGIVEQGRASHACSPDYGNMIRYCDFAVTDMPLAATRPIDAGVVNFCKSCKRCAENCPSKALSLDTEQTWDTVDSANNPGHQCWPMNWTACNDFGGPFDCVNCHTICPFNHPEDAIIHPVIRATAATTTLFNGFFAEMDKVMGYSDQRSDEEHLAWWSRNLSNWKEDSLLGFGVKSW encoded by the coding sequence ATGTCTATTTACCATTCAACCGTCAGCCGCCGTGAGTTCATGAAAGGACTGGGATTGGCCGGAGCCGGTCTGGGCGCAGCGTCTCTGGTCAGTCCAAAATTCAACGACATTGATGAATTGACTTCGTCCGAGGCAACCCATCCCTATAAGAGATGGTGGATTAACGAAAATGAATATGAGGATATCACCTCGCCTGTAGATTGGAATGTTTGGCGGTCCTATGATCGGAAAGCACATCCGGGGCCTGATATGTTTGCTACTGGTCCGATGAGCCCTAAATTGCGAGAAGCCCGAGCCGAACGCCATAAGCAGGGCATTTTAAATAACTGGCCTGGTACCACCCTTCGGGACTTGTCACTTGACGGGGCAACCGGGGGGAATGCACCCGCTATACCTTGGGACTCAAATAGCGCTTCCTCGCCGGAATCCCGCGGAGCCACCGGGCCATGGCAAGGCTCTCCGGAGGAAAATCTCCAGACGTGCCGCGCGGCAGCTCATTTTTACGGTGCGCCCAGAGTCGGCGCCATCGTTATTAACGAGCATATGAAGCGGTTGTTTGATGGTAACGTCGTTTGGGAAGATATTGATACGGGGTTTATTGACGAGCAGGGTGTGTATCACGTACCGAATAAGTGCAAATATATTCTGGTGTGGCTGGTTAAGCAGAATTACTATATGTCTACTTTGGCACTACGTAATAATCCAAAGGACCCTTGGTACAATACGGTTTTCCGTCAGGGTAAGGCAGCGGAGAATCAGGCATATTCGCATGCTCCACAGGTCAGAAATCAGCTCACCAAATTTATCAAAGGGCTGGGGTATCAAGCCCTTAAACCGGCAGCAACGGCTAATGTGCCTTTTGGGGTTTTTGCGGGAATTGTTGAACAGGGGCGCGCTAGTCATGCGTGCTCGCCGGATTACGGTAATATGATTCGTTATTGCGATTTCGCCGTTACTGACATGCCATTGGCAGCTACTCGTCCAATTGATGCTGGAGTAGTAAATTTCTGTAAGTCATGTAAACGATGCGCTGAAAACTGTCCGTCCAAAGCCTTGTCTTTGGATACAGAACAGACTTGGGATACGGTGGACTCGGCCAATAATCCCGGTCACCAATGCTGGCCGATGAATTGGACAGCCTGTAATGATTTTGGCGGACCTTTCGATTGCGTTAATTGTCATACCATTTGCCCGTTTAATCATCCTGAAGACGCGATTATTCATCCAGTCATCAGGGCTACCGCTGCAACGACTACGCTTTTCAACGGCTTCTTTGCTGAAATGGACAAAGTAATGGGGTATAGCGATCAGCGGAGCGATGAAGAGCACCTGGCCTGGTGGAGTCGTAATCTGAGCAATTGGAAGGAAGATTCATTGTTGGGGTTCGGCGTTAAGAGCTGGTAG
- a CDS encoding B12-binding domain-containing radical SAM protein — MKILLVNPANKDKAIFGHHSVFPNSLLYIAVVLEQAGHEVLIYDNQVDRRDPEDFQEFNPDIVGFSVLTGPIIREALDQSAAFKRLNPKVKIVWGSAHPSVLPEQTIAEEVIDFVVVGAGEYTLRELVAELESPEPHLENISGLVWKRGRETVINRPRPFIDNLDELPDPAWHLIEVPKYWDKALNTSRGCPGKCTFCYSPLFHKDYIGELSAERIFAQMEILYQRYDIRFIRFFEDTFTGNRDRLRKFCRLMIERKLPVYWDCDSRIGLTDDDISLMSRAGCVSVGLGVETGSTRMLKFIKKGIGVETVVKTVARLVKHRIMPRLYFIAELPTETVDDFRQTQALIRRLGRPPYQYMPYMPFPCTELYNYCVKERLLKPPQNLKQWADMTNLSAMNSHYLEIPRDMIDGAFADLYNGYFLRPLWFSLKRMPLYFTRLKPTPPELWRGFRRFLKYWRSSP, encoded by the coding sequence TTGAAGATACTGCTGGTTAATCCCGCTAATAAAGACAAGGCCATTTTTGGCCATCACTCGGTCTTCCCCAACAGCCTGTTGTATATCGCCGTGGTGCTGGAACAGGCAGGGCACGAAGTGCTGATTTATGATAATCAGGTGGACCGGCGCGACCCGGAAGATTTTCAGGAGTTTAACCCTGATATCGTCGGCTTTTCGGTTTTAACCGGTCCTATAATACGGGAGGCACTGGACCAGTCAGCCGCCTTCAAACGGCTTAATCCGAAGGTTAAAATCGTCTGGGGCAGCGCCCACCCCAGTGTCCTGCCGGAACAGACCATTGCCGAAGAGGTCATTGATTTTGTGGTCGTCGGTGCCGGTGAATATACTCTGCGGGAATTGGTGGCAGAGCTTGAGTCACCGGAACCACATCTGGAAAATATCAGCGGACTAGTCTGGAAACGCGGCCGAGAAACAGTAATAAACCGCCCGCGGCCATTCATTGACAACCTGGACGAACTGCCCGACCCTGCCTGGCACCTGATTGAGGTACCGAAATACTGGGACAAAGCACTCAATACCAGCCGGGGCTGTCCCGGAAAGTGCACCTTTTGCTACAGCCCGTTATTCCACAAAGACTATATCGGTGAACTTTCGGCTGAACGTATCTTCGCCCAGATGGAAATCCTGTACCAGCGATACGACATCCGGTTCATCCGCTTTTTTGAAGACACTTTTACCGGCAACCGGGACCGATTACGGAAATTCTGCCGCCTGATGATTGAGCGGAAGTTGCCGGTATATTGGGACTGTGATTCCCGCATCGGTTTGACAGATGACGACATCTCGCTGATGTCCCGCGCCGGGTGCGTTTCAGTCGGTCTGGGGGTGGAAACCGGATCAACCAGAATGCTTAAGTTCATCAAAAAGGGTATCGGTGTTGAAACCGTAGTAAAGACAGTCGCCCGACTGGTAAAACACCGCATCATGCCCCGGCTTTACTTCATTGCCGAATTACCAACCGAAACGGTGGACGATTTCCGACAAACCCAGGCGCTCATTCGCCGACTGGGGCGGCCGCCATACCAGTACATGCCCTATATGCCATTCCCCTGTACCGAGTTATACAACTATTGTGTCAAAGAACGATTGCTTAAACCACCCCAAAATCTAAAGCAGTGGGCGGACATGACCAATTTATCGGCAATGAACTCTCACTATCTGGAAATCCCCCGGGATATGATTGACGGCGCCTTCGCTGACCTTTATAACGGTTACTTCTTGCGGCCGTTATGGTTCAGCCTTAAACGTATGCCGCTCTATTTTACACGGCTGAAACCAACGCCGCCGGAGCTGTGGCGGGGCTTCAGGCGTTTCCTGAAATACTGGCGTTCAAGTCCTTGA